In Fragaria vesca subsp. vesca unplaced genomic scaffold, FraVesHawaii_1.0 scf0513160_u, whole genome shotgun sequence, a single window of DNA contains:
- the LOC101304736 gene encoding probable beta-1,4-xylosyltransferase IRX10-like, translating to MRMGMLVLALLCVYGFAWGVGADKNVRTERISGSAGDVLEDNPVGRLKVYVYELPSKYNKKLLQKEPRCLNHMFAAEIFMHRFLLSSAVRTHNPNEADWFYTPIYTTCDLTPTGLPLPFKSPRMMRSAVQLISRNWPYWNRTEGADHFFVVPHDFGACFHYQEEKAIDRGILPLLQRATLVQTFGQQNHVCLKEGSITIPPYAPPQKMQTHLIPQETPRSIFVYFRGLFYDINNDPEGGYYARGARAAVWENFKSNPLFDISTDHPTTYYEDMQRSIFCLCPLGWAPWSPRLVEAVVFGCIPVIIADDIVLPFADAIPWEEIGVFVAEEDVPNLDTILTSIPPEVILRKQRLLANPSMKWAMMFPQPPQPGDAFHQILNGLARKLPHAKNVYLKADQKVLNWTAGPVGDLKPW from the exons ATGAGAATGGGAATGTTGGTTCTTGCTCTTCTTTGTGTTTATGGGTTTGCTTGGGGAGTTGGTGCTGATAAGAATGTAAGAACTGAGCGCATTTCAG GAAGTGCTGGTGATGTGTTAGAGGATAATCCAGTTGGGAGGTTGAAAGTTTATGTGTATGAGCTGCCTAGCAAATACAACAAGAAACTCCTTCAAAAAGAACCAAGATGTCTCAACCATATGTTTGCAGCCGAGATCTTTATGCATAGGTTTCTCTTATCCAGCGCGGTTAGAACCCACAATCCGAATGAAGCAGATTGGTTCTATACTCCTATATACACAACTTGTGATCTTACCCCTACTGGCTTGCCATTGCCCTTCAAATCTCCACGGATGATGAGAAGTGCAGTGCAGCTCATATCTAGGAACTGGCCTTATTGGAACAGAACAGAGGGAGCTGATCACTTCTTTGTTGTGCCCCATGACTTTGGAGCCTGCTTTCATTACCAG GAGGAGAAAGCTATTGACAGGGGGATTCTTCCATTACTTCAGCGTGCAACATTGGTTCAAACCTTCGGACAGCAAAACCATGTATGTTTGAAAGAGGGTTCGATCACAATTCCTCCATATGCTCCACCGCAAAAGATGCAGACCCACCTGATTCCCCAGGAAACTCCGAGGTCCATCTTTGTCTACTTCCGCGGCCTGTTTTATGACATTAATAATGATCCTGAAGGTGGTTACTATGCAAG AGGTGCAAGGGCAGCTGTTTGGGAGAATTTTAAGAGCAACCCTCTCTTTGACATCTCAACTGACCACCCTACAACATATTATGAAGACATGCAACGATCTATATTCTGTTTATGCCCTCTCGGATGGGCTCCATGGAGTCCGAGGCTAGTTGAAGCAGTGGTATTTGGTTGCATTCCTGTTATTATAGCTGATGACATTGTGTTACCCTTTGCTGATGCCATACCATGGGAAGAAATCGGAGTTTTTGTAGCCGAGGAAGATGTGCCTAACTTAGATACTATTCTCACTTCTATTCCACCAGAAGTGATCTTAAGGAAACAAAGGTTGCTTGCAAATCCTTCAATGAAATGGGCCATGATGTTCCCACAACCACCACAACCAGGAGATGCTTTCCACCAAATACTTAACGGGCTGGCTCGAAAACTCCCCCATGCCAAGAATGTTTACTTAAAAGCTGATCAAAAGGTTTTGAATTGGACAGCAGGTCCAGTGGGAGACTTGAAACCTTGGTAA
- the LOC101304446 gene encoding random slug protein 5-like: MGSNEKDSVIGVEANEGVEEQQGLESNEIEKSKVGIMRALVEREDPSSKEVDDFMIRRFLRARDQDIEKASNLFLKYLSWRKAFMPNGSISESEIPRELAHNKLFMQGVDKKGRPIVVVYGGRHKHTKLEEFKRFVVYTLEKICARMPAGQEKFLSIADLEGWGYVNSDVRGYLAALTILQDCYPERLGKLFIVHAPYLFMTAWKMVYPFIDDKTKKRSFLSRTKS; encoded by the exons ATGGGATCAAATGAGAAAGATAGTGTGATTGGTGTGGAAGCAAATGAGGGTGTGGAAGAGCAACAGGGTTTGGAAAGCAATGAGATTGAGAAGAGCAAAGTGGGTATCATGAGAGCCCTTGTGGAAAGAGAAGATCCCTCCTCCAAG GAAGTGGATGATTTCATGATCCGGAGATTTCTACGGGCTCGTGATCAGGACATCGAGAAGGCTTCTAACCTATTCCTCAAGTACCTGAGTTGGAGGAAAGCATTTATGCCAAATGGTTCAATCTCAGAGTCAGAGATTCCAAGAGAACTAGCACATAACAAGCTGTTTATGCAAGGTGTGGACAAGAAGGGGCGCCCCATTGTTGTTGTCTATGGTGGGAGGCATAAACACACGAAGCTAGAGGAGTTTAAAC GGTTTGTAGTCTACACTCTTGAAAAGATATGTGCCAG AATGCCAGCAGGGCAGGAAAAGTTTTTATCCATTGCAGATCTCGAAGGATGGGGCTATGTCAATAGTGACGTTCGTGGATACTTAGCTGCTCTAACGATCTTACAG GATTGCTATCCGGAGAGGCTTGGCAAGTTATTCATCGTCCATGCACCTTACCTATTCATGACTGCTTGGAAGATGGTTTACCCGTTTATCGatgacaaaaccaaaaaaag ATCATTTTTGTCGAGAACAAAAAGCTGA
- the LOC101304159 gene encoding cytochrome b-c1 complex subunit Rieske-3, mitochondrial-like, whose translation MLRVAGKRLSSSVGGAWRSSQAAPAFLSRSHHPLSFNNDKSSSSDIPSRSPIHSLLNSQSPFLIRGFSSDALAPGHDVGSMISDVPATVAAVKNPSSKIVYDEYNHERYPPGDPSKRAFAYFVLTGGRFVYASLIRLLVLKFVLSMSASKDVLALASLEVDVSSIEPGTTVTVKWRGKPVFIRRRTEDDIKLANSIDVQSLRDPQQDAERVKDPEWLIVVGVCTHLGCIPLPNAGDFGGWFCPCHGSHYDISGRIRKGPAPYNLEVPTYSFLTENKLLIG comes from the exons ATGCTGAGAGTCGCCGGAAAAAGGCTTTCATCCTCTGTGGGCGGCGCGTGGAGGTCGTCGCAGGCAGCCCCAGCTTTCCTCTCTCGATCTCATCATCCACTTTCCTTCAACAACGACaagtcctcctcctccgataTCCCTTCCAGATCCCCCATTCACTCTCTCCTCAATTCCCAATCCCCATTTCTCATCAGAG GATTTTCCTCTGACGCCCTTGCTCCTGGTCATGATGTTGGTAGTATGATCTCAGACGTCCCGGCTACTGTGGCAGCAGTGAAGAATCCTTCTTCAAAGATTGTATATGATGAGTACAACCATGAGAGATACCCACCTGGTGATCCCAGCAAGCGTGCATTTGCTTATTTTGTCTTGACCGGTGGAAGGTTTGTGTATGCGTCCTTGATCCGACTTCTGGTCCTGAAATTTGTTCTGAGCATGTCTGCCAGCAAAGATGTCCTTGCTCTTGCTTCCCTTGAGGTTGACGTATCCAGCATTGAGCCTGGCACTACTGTTACTGTCAAGTGGAGGGGGAAGCCAGTTTTTATTAGGCGTAGAACTGAAGACGACATCAAGTTGGCTAATAGTATTGATGTTCAGTCTCTTCGTGATCCTCAACAGGACGCAGAGAGGGTTAAGGATCCAGAATGGCTGATTGTTGTTGGGGTCTGCACTCACTTAGGGTGCATCCCCTTGCCAAATGCTGGTGACTTTGGCGGATGGTTTTGTCCATGCCATGGTTCGCACTATGATATTTCTGGTAGGATCCGTAAGGGGCCTGCACCCTACAATCTTGAGGTACCTACTTACAGTTTTTTGACAGAGAACAAGTTGCTCATTGGCTGA